TGGGCTGCCGCCATCACCTTCACCAGGGCACTGCCCACGATGGCGCCGTCGGCGCCCCAGTCGCGCACCTGGCGCGCCTGCTCAGGACCCGAGATTCCGAACCCCACCGCCACCGGGGTGCCACCCTGTGCCTTGAGTTGCTGCACCAGCGGCCCCACGCGGGACTCCAGGCTGGTGCGCACCCCCGTCACGCCGGTGACGCTCACCAGATAGGTGAAGCCACGGCTGGCGTGGTGGATTCGCTCCATCCGGGCGGGCGGGGTTGTGGGGGCCACCAGCAGCACCAGATCCAGGCCGTGGGCGGCGGCGATGCCGGAGAGTTTCTCGGCTTCCTCCAAGGGAAGATCCGGCACCACCAGCCCGGCGGCTCCGGCGGTAGCCGCATCGCGGCAGAAGGCGTCCATCCCCCGGTTGAGCAGGGGGTTGCTGTAGGTGAACAGCACCACCGGCAGGGTGAGTTCCCCCCGCAGCCCGGCCAGCATCTCCAGCACCCTCGCCGGGGTGGTGGCAGCGGCCAGCGCCCGGCTGGCGGCGGCCTGGATCACGGGACCATCGGCGAGCGGATCGCTGTAGGGAATGCCCAGCTCCACCAGATCCGCCCCGGCGGCCTGCAGGGCCAGCAGGGTGGCCCGAGTGGTGGCGAGATCCGGATCGCCCGCCATCAGGAACGGCATCAGGGCGCAGCGGCCCTGCTCCTGCAGATGGCTGAAACGCTGCTGGATCAGGGTGGGGGCGGCGGACACAGCGGCGGATGGGGTTCGGCCTGTGAGCCTATGCCTCGCCCTGAACAGCCCCGCCCTCAACCGCCGGGCCCGGAACCGTGCCGCTCGGCTCGATGCCGCCGTCGTCGGGGTCGGGGCCCTCTGCCGCCAGCTGGCCTGTTTCACGCAGCAATCGCAGCTGCTCCTCCGGGCTGAGGGCTTCGAATTTGCGCTGCAGCTCCGCGGTGGTGGCGGCGTCGTAGGCGGCGCGGTAGCTGCGGCGCTGCTGCATGTAGGTCATGTTGCCGCTCACAGCCCGGAACAGGTAGCTGGCCGTCCAGCCCACCACCACCACCATCAACAGGGTGGAGGCGCCGATGCCGGCGGAGAAGCCTTCGAAGCCGTTGGCCTGGAACAGGGCATAGCCGATGGCGCCAAGGCCCAGCACCGCCAGTCCCAGCAGCAGGGATTGGCCCTTGGTCATCGGGCGCCCTGGCCGGCCATCCGCAGGTTGATGAACGGGGCGAAGAGGATCAACCCGGGAAAGAAGAGGAACACCAGGCCGTAGACGCCGAAGCGCTCGAGCTTGCCCATCACGGTCCAGC
This portion of the Cyanobium sp. NIES-981 genome encodes:
- the ndhL gene encoding NAD(P)H-quinone oxidoreductase subunit L, which encodes MPLFGSLGSISGDTLLVLGLYLALGGAYLVAVPLALYAWMVKRWTVMGKLERFGVYGLVFLFFPGLILFAPFINLRMAGQGAR
- a CDS encoding DUF3007 family protein, translated to MTKGQSLLLGLAVLGLGAIGYALFQANGFEGFSAGIGASTLLMVVVVGWTASYLFRAVSGNMTYMQQRRSYRAAYDAATTAELQRKFEALSPEEQLRLLRETGQLAAEGPDPDDGGIEPSGTVPGPAVEGGAVQGEA
- the trpA gene encoding tryptophan synthase subunit alpha, whose protein sequence is MSAAPTLIQQRFSHLQEQGRCALMPFLMAGDPDLATTRATLLALQAAGADLVELGIPYSDPLADGPVIQAAASRALAAATTPARVLEMLAGLRGELTLPVVLFTYSNPLLNRGMDAFCRDAATAGAAGLVVPDLPLEEAEKLSGIAAAHGLDLVLLVAPTTPPARMERIHHASRGFTYLVSVTGVTGVRTSLESRVGPLVQQLKAQGGTPVAVGFGISGPEQARQVRDWGADGAIVGSALVKVMAAAHDEGHDVAAAAAGFCTALRSGLDA